A stretch of the Leptospira stimsonii genome encodes the following:
- a CDS encoding flavin-containing monooxygenase: MKPNIKVCVVGAGPSGITAAKNCVQYGLDVVVFEKNDKVGGNWVFNSKTGHSSVYENTHIISSKVWSEYEDYPMPDDYPEYPNHKQLQAYFESYSKHFGVYKKIRFNHTIQKITRMEDGNWKVDYLDASKKKKTEIFDVLMVANGHHWNPKYPEYPGKFTGKFIHSHDFKGVTNEWKGKDVLVIGAGNSACDVAVESARVANSVKLSMRSPQWFFPKFLFGMPSDVFAALTPSWIPAKIKQFTLTKLLHILQGPYKNYGLPENTTLALSHHPTLNSDLLDFIRHGRIKPRPAIKALHGKEVEFVNGVRERFDIICACTGFWTTFPFFDKSFIDFQFEEKIPLFRKMMHNDYKNLYFIGLFQPVGCIWPMADYQAKLACMEILGKYERPKDLKAAIKYEIEHPHFSFGGGQRHAVEVDYHAFRKELKTELLKAGIDIGKPPGGVKSLYKVYSKVVSQEPVSSK; encoded by the coding sequence ATGAAGCCGAATATCAAAGTCTGCGTAGTCGGTGCTGGACCAAGCGGAATCACTGCCGCGAAGAACTGCGTTCAATACGGATTAGACGTGGTCGTATTTGAGAAAAACGATAAGGTCGGAGGGAATTGGGTTTTCAACTCCAAAACGGGACATTCCAGCGTTTACGAAAATACGCATATCATCAGTTCCAAGGTCTGGTCCGAATACGAAGACTACCCGATGCCTGACGATTATCCCGAATATCCGAATCACAAACAGCTACAAGCCTACTTCGAATCTTATTCGAAACACTTCGGAGTTTATAAAAAAATTCGATTCAATCATACGATTCAAAAAATCACAAGAATGGAAGACGGAAATTGGAAGGTGGATTATCTAGACGCTTCCAAAAAAAAGAAAACGGAAATTTTCGACGTTCTGATGGTTGCGAACGGTCATCACTGGAATCCGAAATATCCGGAGTATCCCGGAAAGTTTACCGGAAAATTCATCCACTCCCATGACTTCAAAGGAGTGACGAACGAATGGAAAGGTAAGGATGTTCTTGTGATCGGAGCCGGTAATTCAGCGTGCGATGTCGCGGTCGAGTCCGCGCGTGTCGCGAACAGCGTGAAATTATCGATGAGAAGTCCGCAGTGGTTCTTTCCGAAATTTCTCTTTGGAATGCCTTCGGATGTTTTTGCCGCGTTGACTCCGAGTTGGATTCCCGCAAAGATCAAACAGTTTACTCTGACCAAACTTTTACACATTCTTCAAGGACCTTATAAGAATTACGGTCTTCCGGAAAACACGACCCTCGCTCTCAGTCATCACCCGACGTTGAACTCGGATCTTTTAGATTTCATTCGTCATGGAAGAATCAAACCTCGACCAGCGATCAAAGCGCTTCACGGAAAGGAGGTCGAGTTTGTAAACGGAGTGAGAGAACGTTTTGATATCATCTGCGCTTGCACGGGATTTTGGACGACGTTTCCGTTCTTTGATAAGTCGTTTATCGATTTTCAATTCGAAGAAAAAATTCCCCTCTTTCGAAAGATGATGCACAACGATTATAAGAATCTCTATTTTATAGGACTCTTTCAGCCGGTCGGTTGTATTTGGCCCATGGCGGACTATCAGGCTAAGCTCGCGTGTATGGAAATATTAGGAAAGTATGAAAGACCAAAGGACCTAAAGGCGGCGATAAAATACGAGATCGAACATCCTCATTTTTCGTTCGGTGGAGGACAACGTCACGCGGTGGAAGTCGATTATCATGCTTTCCGAAAAGAATTGAAAACGGAACTTTTGAAAGCGGGGATCGATATCGGAAAACCACCGGGCGGGGTAAAATCACTCTACAAGGTTTATTCCAAGGTGGTTTCCCAAGAACCCGTTTCTTCTAAATAA
- a CDS encoding TetR/AcrR family transcriptional regulator, protein MLELNQKTRYPNSNQGKVTHPRSRTPLQERSQQRVAIVLETAEKILEKIGPEETSIPEIAKVSGVPRASIYQFFPDKYALFTHLAEKHLAKVGEILAVKGAKNSKIPWEKLVGVLVNAASDYYDSTPVASILVLGGPFSRNAYLAQEITIDHIGAGVRVQLANLDSPLILPKKPDVATLGVEIAFACMKRGYYLENKISKIMREQAVSAVIAYFQNWK, encoded by the coding sequence ATGTTAGAGCTAAATCAGAAAACAAGATATCCAAATTCGAATCAAGGGAAAGTAACTCATCCGAGATCCAGAACCCCACTTCAAGAACGTTCTCAACAAAGAGTAGCGATCGTTTTAGAAACCGCGGAGAAGATTCTGGAAAAGATCGGTCCGGAAGAAACGTCTATTCCTGAGATCGCGAAAGTTTCGGGAGTACCAAGGGCGAGTATCTACCAATTTTTTCCGGACAAATACGCGCTTTTTACCCACCTCGCTGAAAAACATCTCGCAAAGGTAGGTGAGATCTTAGCCGTAAAAGGTGCGAAGAATTCTAAAATTCCTTGGGAAAAATTAGTAGGAGTTTTGGTAAACGCCGCCTCGGATTATTACGATTCTACTCCCGTCGCCAGCATACTCGTGTTAGGTGGCCCCTTCAGTCGAAACGCTTATTTAGCGCAGGAGATTACGATCGACCATATCGGCGCGGGAGTTCGTGTTCAACTCGCAAATCTGGATTCTCCTTTGATCCTTCCTAAAAAACCCGATGTTGCAACGCTCGGAGTAGAGATCGCCTTCGCTTGTATGAAAAGAGGTTATTATCTGGAGAATAAAATTTCGAAGATAATGAGAGAACAAGCCGTGAGTGCAGTCATCGCCTATTTTCAAAACTGGAAGTAG